CCATTTGCTAAATCGACATCAGCCTCTCTACATAATTCAGCACCTAATtgttctaaaagttttttcccGTTTAttcctttaaatttttctaaagtggatcttttaaaattattattgcaatACTCTCTTGCGACTAATAATGCTAATGCTAAACAATTATTGTTATCATTTTCAATAACATATATGCTATTTTTACTAAGACAATGTTCATTATAACTTACGGCTAATCCATCGGTGGCGGTACGAAATCCTTTTCCCACAGGTAAAGCCACCCTGTCCACCCGTATCGATAAACGATCATTAACAAAGAACGCACGATTGCTCTGAAGAACATTTCCTACAGTTTCCATCACCATTGCGACATTATATTGGGATAATTTGCGGAAGGAAATGTAAACAGGTCGCTCGGGGAATTCTTCATTTTCGAGAACTAAGCCGACATAGTCATCACTTGAAAATCCTCTAAAAATGTGCGCCAACAGTTCTTCAATTGCATTctattaaacgaaaatatcattaattaattaactaatttacaAACATAACGTGACACTTACTTGCATCCATTCAATTGGATTCTCCGGCGCATTATCTTTAAAGGAAAACCTCATACGTCTCGCTAAtgtattaaacttttttatgaatgattcattttctccatttttattaataaagttaaattctgtaagaaaatattgaagtATTCACATATTCAATAAGTTGTTGCTATTACTTACCatcagcaaaattttcaaagactTCATTATCGTCAATTTGACCAGCACCGATTTGATTTACAAGTGTATCTACAAACACGTACATTTATAATATAGAAATGagtatgtaattaattacctAAAGGACCATCTTCGAAGTTAGGGAGGCGTCTTTTTAAAGCATTCActgtaaatattataattaatgattaatctattattatataaattataaagtaTTTACCTGATTCTGTTGCCTTAGATGTTGAGGGTTGCAGGTTGGTAAATTCATCAAAACGAGAGGTTGATGGTTGATTTAGGGCTCTTTTCATCGTGGTTTTGGCTAGATataaatattacattattttttattattattattattattattattattattattattgttgattACTTACACATAGTCGATTGCACATCGTTaggaaagttaaaattttccatGTACCAGGACTCGTCATCGCACTTGTTATTCACATTATCAtctataaacaattattttttgtttaattcctAACAATGTATTAATAGACGACTTACCAGTTAAGTTCCTTATTCCATGAGCGATTTCATCGGAAAAATTATTGCACATTTGTCCTAATAATCaacatgtaaattaataattatgctcacaatattatttgtattattacttACCCATATTATTAACTTGATTCGACATTTGGTCATAAGAAACTTGCTCCCAAGCTtctaatgaataattattaaagacaaTCTTGATATTGATATAATTAAAAGCGTCGCGTAACATTTCTGGTGTTTTAAAAAACCCAGCATGGTATAagtataacacattttttacactttGTTCGTTTAGAAAAGATGTAAACTGATGCATTTTGCTGAACTGCAAAACAGGTCACACACACACACAGGTTGCACAAGACTTTAGAAGTGCCAAAAACCACGACGAAAAGAGGCCTTTTACAACATTTGAAGAGATTTTATACAATGACTTACCCCACTCTCTTCAAATGCAAAGTCAAAGTAAATTAGCCCTTAAACCTCTGACAATGTAATTAGTAGTTGGGCCCAAATTTGTTCGACTTGGATACGTAATAACgaaaatttcaccaattttaagtttaaattattttatttatttatttatttatttatttatttatttaaaaacattactttaaaagaaaaattatatcattCTTATTCaggtctaaaattaaatgacGATGAAATTCTGGCAggtaatttttcttatagtatttaagtataatttttatttaattgttttaatcaaCAGTACCAATTATATTCAAATACGTCTTCTCTATACacgaatcaatttttttttcaaaaatttgaaatttgtatcACGGCAATCAAAAGTtgaattaataaagttttacacTGATTTGAAATCTCCTCAGACATTTAGACGAGACAGCAAAGCGTCCGGTAAATCGGTCTTTTATTATACATtaacaaatttgaaagttACAGCGGTTCAAGTGGCAGCCGTCATTAATGAATGGAAATTCTcaaataaagttgtatttcAATTCTATACATTATGTCAtcaaatatttcttattttccGTTACAAACCAAATAacattgtttgattttatacaattaaatattaaattaataatattttctttgacTGATTGAAATCAGTAAAGCGGCAGGTAAATCGGTCTTTTATTACATTACATTAGGAAATTACTTACATACCATTGCATTTAGAAAGTACATAACAACACATTTCTAGCGCCAAAAGTcttgagaaaattaatttttgtcttatcATCATCTTTTATAACGCAGacagtaattttttgatttttatttcaatgtaAGTAAAATCAGAATTTAAATATCTTGAAACACACACACAAAAGAGTTGTATTACAGAGAACAAATTTTCTCAATGTACATGTTATAATGATTCCTTGTTCTATGATTTACTTAATAATATGAAAACAAAGTTGTTACATATAGATTGatacaattaaaaatgctGAATTATGAAACGCGCATTTGATAACGTAAATTTGGAGTCAAACCGGTGATGAGTGACGACATAGTTGCGCTTCAAGACCAAAAGGCTTAAATAGGTATTTAATTACCTTTTCGTTCCACAACCACCCTTTACTCATTTCAGTTGCGACTCTCGACTAACAACAATCGTAAATGGCTGGtaagttacaaattttataacatgtttctcataataataataataattattttacatttaagAGGAACAATGGATTGTGTTATACGCAAATAGGGAGCAACGGCTGCGAATAAGGAGGAGGAGGATAAGAAATCAAGTTCTAGAGGACCAGAAGATCTGATGTAAATGGTGTGCGAGAAGAGAGCGGAAAGTATGATGCGCTCATGTGCATAACAGCATGATTCTGCGATGCACACGGTGTTCCACGGAGATGCTACACAGGGCCAACGTAAACTGCCCTGTGAGGCATAATCTGGggcgtcaaaaaaaaaaaaccctATTACTCAACGAGAAGAATCGCCATATTCCAAGAATCTGATGACGATCGGATATCAAGCGACGAAAGCGGCGTGGAAGATGCATAATTTCATATGTATATactataattttgaataaatgcttattttaataaattttgtttaatttattacaacttttaattaattcattaattaataacaataattaatctGACAGAAAGTGTAGCGGTCATTAAGAGAAAGTTGCAGCGGTCATTAGATAATGACCTCATTAGCACTAATTGCTCGCTTATACTACTAATATCTGTATTAGaagttgaaaattttcaaatagatTTTCTCATTTTCATTTGGATTCCGGATAATGATATGATTAataaaagattattgttgcTGGACACGAAATTGCACTTTCTATCCCAACTTTCAGCGGTTGTCAGTGATGTATGAAAGCGCGTCTGAGCCATCATTCATTGAATAAAAGTGACGTTTTTGGGTAAATCCCCGAAAATTGGCATAGTAATGTATCTAGCAGCCGGTGCAATTAAATTCGAGTATGCTTAGAGGGGAGTTAAAATCCTTGTAGTAGGTGTCTTTGTTGTTTCCAAGTATTACATTGTTGACATCGTCTCGCTTGGATGGTATCACGTCGCTAAAGCTTTCTCTAAATACAAGTGGTTTACTAAATTACTAGGTTACACATGTTGTGAACACACATTGTGCacttgaaatttaattacaatttggaaatatttgtCTGCAAGATGGAAGCTCTATTTTTCTGTTGGCAAAACAGTATTTAGATATTCAAAGCTTGCTTTATAATTGGAGAAGGGATGAACACATTTATCAATATTGGGATGCTATAAATAACACGAGGGTTTAACCAGTAATATAGGTCAGGCTTCGCCTTTAAATAGAGTCAACTAgcgttttaattgaaataaaaaccacAATTTGTTCATAATTATTAAGTTTAATGTGTTTTAGTTTGGCGAGGAAACGTCAATTAGGATAATAAGTTGCGGCGCTTGATCGCAACTTgaatgtaatttattaattataattgcaTCAATTACGCTAGACTTTAATTTGACAGATTGATGTATGATTGTGTCTTGTTGTTGGAGACGAGTGAGTTTCATCAATAAAAAGATTCGCGTCCCTTTGGGCGcatttttcaactttaaacaaaaatgtgagaTTTGATTAATTTCAGGCAATTCAGTTTCGAACCAATCAATATGATTCTAgtcaagattttttaatgcggCAACAACTAACTAAGCCTGCAAAGCTCATGGCTATTTGCATATTATTCCAATGGTTTATGTCCCTTGAGCTCAGGCCTAATTGAGACCGGAATATAAAAGTTTGCGCCATCGACAAGTAAAGACCCAGCGAAATTCacccatttatttaaaatacctaCCACTCGAATGTTTCGAGAGCATAAATCCCGGGTTTACAGTACAGGATATTTCCAAATTGAAAATACATCTCGATAAGCATGTCGCTTGGCAACAGAAACCTAGCCCAGGGCTCGCATCACCagcgaaaataaaataagagtttttattttgttgcaaaatgaTAATGAAGCAAGGGATATTATTGTTACGACGAAGAGGAGAGTTTCAGAGGCACGTTCTTTGAACACTTGACGTTCCAATCAAAACTTTTGTCACGAAACAACTCCAAACTAGGAAATTCTATGACCACGACTAAAACGCCGAATTAAAATTAGGTGTTCTTCTTCAGCAAATGAAATGCATTGTTAGGTCAAACTTTCACAAAGAtaaacacacacacacacaacTTTATTGTTTGCTACAATCGCTACGTGGACTGCATTCTGACAATCTCGAATTTTGGACTAAATTATTACTAGAGTACGGATTTTTAACTCTAAAAAGCTGGCAAAAAACAGAAACTAGGATTAAAATCATTTGTATTAATCTCTACagtaggaaaaataaaaacctaatttttaaatcaataaattcaaacatttcattCTAAATAAAGAACTAATACAGAGAGAAACTGAAAAGctacaatattaataaaaatgattaaaagactaataaattaaaaattatatagcactgcaaaataaaaaacaaaaaaattggaaaactggAATTACAACAAAGTGAAACCACGAAAAAGAAATCAGGAAATGAGTATGAAATATAGGGAcattaagaaactaaaagcTGAAAAGACTGAGAAAAAAAGTGGGAGcctaaaaaacaacaaatctctataaataaaaaatttaaaaattagtaaactatttaatttttttaaactaaatgctaataaaaaaatccaattgttttaaattaagaagGTTAAACACACATTAAGACACGTTTAGgaataaaaattgtgtcaaacatatacatttttaacaaaacaaattacgtaTTTCAAGAAAAGCCCTTAAAAGCTACGAATTAGCGATATTTCCCAAGATCGGGTCTGTAATTATCACTTAATAAAATGCACAATTATGATTCCCCGGATCGCAAAGAAGATGAAAAACCAACAAAGTTACATTATGTAAAGAGTGAAAAAACAGCGAGCTTCAAGCACCTGTTAAATtcagcaaatttattcaaacaaTGAGGAATTGAGGGCGCTTTCTTGGgaatttctaataataaaataaattcggGCGTTGTCACGTTGCTTGACCgctgaaaaactggaaaaaaaattaattgaaataatgCGTCCATTAGGAAAAATGATGGCGCAGTTTGACGGTACATTATGTGTTGATAGTGTGAAGGACGCTCCAGATCGATACTATCTCTTGAGGGGTATTACATTAGGTCGTTGTAAACAGGTGGTTGGTTGGGTGTATAAAGCACAGGCTCCAGGCCTCAGGCTATTACCTTGATTGAACTTTAGCAAAATCATTATgacatttatataaaattccATGATTTTATGTAACAATTGATTCGTATTTAACGCACTCTGGAGCTTTCTTCCGTAATTCCGACCAAACACTAGGTGATCCGAAAGCCACCTGAGCtcgaaattgttttcaaactacAATAATATTTCATGCACaagttttttgcgtttttcattGCTTTGAATTTACATCCACATAAATCCCGGACGCTTGTTGTAATGAAATGCTTTTTCATCGAATAAATGCAACTCATCactagatttttatttaattttttggtacaaaatcTTGGACCGAAATTGCATGCAGctgcaaatttaattccagcCTGCCGGAGGCGCGCAAAAACAAACTATtgattttgataataatttcgtttaatttaatcaaaaagtgaaataaatggaaatgtgtttatttttccGTTGTAGAATTTACTTTATGGGGGCGTATTAGGATTTATCTTCACACACTCAAAAGCAAAGTTGATGCAGCAAGGATAATGTGGAAATGTTCTGCTCTTTGAGCGTGAAACAGATTTCCTGATTTCGTAAACgatcgttaaaatttaattctgcgcTTCTGCAGCGAGTTAGGAACTACCTACAtggttgttttaaattaattaaaattataccTGGAAATTTACTTAAACTGCTCACTATTTCGGGTGTTGAGCTACTGTGTTTTTATCCAGCCAACAGATCATGTCAGTTCGTACTTTCCAACTTGTCTTgggttaaaatttgtttcggTGTTCTTTGCAATCCAGTTTAAACCAATCGAAAGTTTAATAGTCCGACGAAATCCATTTCCGGTTGAAACACCCCGAAAATTCTCAATCTCGTTACAACCTATTGTATTGCTCAACGCTCTATGAGACAgcgattgataaaaataataagtgcgCTAAATAGAATACATTATCGCATGCGGAATTATTGAAGTTTATTTCGCAACAAAAACACGAACTTGTAAATGCTTCACTTGCGTTTTATTTTCCTTTAATATaacttttgtttgttttgtgaaaaataagcCAAGTTAAATTCCCCCAACTTTTTCCATTATTTCGTGTTAATGTGTGATTGGTTTTTATCGAAAGACAGTGTGTTAATGAAATTTCGTGATGCAGATAACATCTCGAATTGCAGCTTCTTAATCCGAGCGAATTTTCCGCTCCTTATCTAGGATTTAGTTTACGGAATCGAGTGGATTATTTCGATAAATATGAACCTTTCCCTAATTATGGATTTCCTATTTCAATAGGGTTTCAGGTTAGCACAGCCactaaacaaacaaaaagccTTAGGATAAGCGGTAACCAATTACAACCCTGACCGGTtgtatttacttttttcagtTTACTTTCTCAATTTCGGCTTCGTGCCCTATCTGGGATGAACGTTGCGGGTATTAATTAAGCAGATGCCGTAATTTTTTGCGCGAAATGAgagacaaaaatatttaagtcaGTGCTAGAGGCAATTTTAC
The sequence above is a segment of the Tribolium castaneum strain GA2 chromosome 9, icTriCast1.1, whole genome shotgun sequence genome. Coding sequences within it:
- the LOC103312527 gene encoding uncharacterized protein LOC103312527 yields the protein MHQFTSFLNEQSVKNVLYLYHAGFFKTPEMLRDAFNYINIKIVFNNYSLEAWEQVSYDQMSNQVNNMGQMCNNFSDEIAHGIRNLTDDNVNNKCDDESWYMENFNFPNDVQSTMSKTTMKRALNQPSTSRFDEFTNLQPSTSKATESVNALKRRLPNFEDGPLDTLVNQIGAGQIDDNEVFENFADEFNFINKNGENESFIKKFNTLARRMRFSFKDNAPENPIEWMQNAIEELLAHIFRGFSSDDYVGLVLENEEFPERPVYISFRKLSQYNVAMVMETVGNVLQSNRAFFVNDRLSIRVDRVALPVGKGFRTATDGLAVSYNEHCLSKNSIYVIENDNNNCLALALLVAREYCNNNFKRSTLEKFKGINGKKLLEQLGAELCREADVDLANGGNYTHVEKFQKYLANYTIIVYDDRMGRSVYYVGPRAQGRPSLNLIFEENHFNVILSTTGAFATAYFCDLCRVRYSRRDRHKSCPYTCPCCLEKPPCNLVHSDIKCQNCQRNFRGAQCFENHITKNICAKIKKCPTCLTFVKLDSKSSKHICGMKFCRTCGVNRPIRHFCFMKQNKINQNKQLDNQHKYLFVYYDFETRQEKTINNAYLHEVNLCVAQQVCAHCINEDDISVNCNFCGVRHLLINK